In the Haloferula helveola genome, one interval contains:
- a CDS encoding choice-of-anchor D domain-containing protein, producing MNPSPVPAGIDRLRLFVLAALFLMPLSRVCGDGFSYASWTGDASSGISLDSSWAYSFGSADSTTIDGFPVTGVAGGSPAVAGRFSVSLPTALSGDTNDLTAQAGSGSSVVATSFVYGGNPGTITLEGLVSGSDYVVSMLSVGWESTITRTCEFSSGVDLPVSISQNVYGENKGIRVDYAFTADGPTRQIVIDPQTSDTWHLYGLALRQVKAPIVVTTVVNSGAGSLREALQAAQVSAGPDRIVFDASLDGQTILLASELATADADGVTVDASDLLGGIVLQGAGDHRGFFNTGTLILRGLTITGMVAPSGSYAGAVLSSTTGKLLMEDCYLTGNNGGTTGSSGGANFGGGLVNAGVATLRRCTIAGNEALSAGAIFNSPSGSLTLAQCTIAGNVTGTRSIDNAGIIRMRHCTVAANVGTAGSGAIFNRSGATLQLENSIIGGGNSGSLDLENIGTLIRVGANLAEWAPVNVGTSSGPAIIIAPPLLGFLTDNGGPAPTIDLLAGSPAIDAAVGSRETVDQRGAPRPFDGDGAGGAVADLGAVEHGVSWADIQIFDGPYTELADDGTPQVFGDTVVGNGTVRTFTLRNVGSVPLANLALSVAGDHPGDFTTSSLPATTLAVGASMAFDITFSPALAGDRSATVLLASNDPDENPFGIPVRGFSLAGSLSVQLGPAAPGEVIGWGDNTDDQSVPPAAAQSEVIAVSAGGSHTVALKSDGSVIAWGNPDVGQLEVPAAAESTVIAISAGDAHTLALKADGSVIAWGWNTNSQSNVPASAQSGVIAIAAGIFHSLALKENGSVVAWGGNGAGQSSVPAAALSGVIAIDAGGTYSLALKDDGSVIAWGSNNYGETTLPRSTQTGVVAIAAGDRHGVALKADGSVVVWGENGNGQATVPVAAQSGVAAIAAGGYHTMALTTGGSTLAWGAGVYDSGQTTVPTDAQSRIVALSAGFSHSIALRAYRFAPQAAGTASAEKTITLRNPGEAPLTISSVVLTGGDTGDFILNTTGMASSIPVGGETTLALVFAPLETGVTSDRTVTVRINSDDPAKGIYDFPMDSLAASFAEDSDGDGVSDGDEVRLVTLGFDYLIGQPQLAGIYNAARDEGEDSILDDPNAVGLYTTGQVQVLRVRAPLLQRVGPGQFSLRVGLDRSPTMVPRSYLPFPFTAPETSVNGSGELEFQFTLPDDAAFLRVETP from the coding sequence ATGAATCCGAGTCCTGTGCCCGCGGGCATTGACCGCCTTCGGCTGTTCGTCTTGGCGGCACTGTTCCTGATGCCTTTGTCCCGCGTGTGTGGCGATGGCTTCTCCTATGCTTCTTGGACAGGTGACGCATCTTCCGGCATCTCTCTCGACAGCTCGTGGGCCTACAGCTTCGGTTCGGCGGACAGCACGACCATCGACGGATTTCCGGTGACGGGAGTTGCGGGTGGATCTCCGGCAGTCGCGGGCCGGTTCTCGGTTTCCCTTCCCACCGCCTTGTCCGGCGATACGAATGACCTGACGGCGCAGGCCGGGAGCGGCAGCTCTGTCGTGGCGACGAGTTTCGTCTATGGCGGAAATCCGGGCACGATCACCTTGGAGGGACTGGTTTCCGGCAGTGACTATGTCGTCAGCATGCTGAGCGTGGGTTGGGAATCGACGATCACCCGGACCTGCGAGTTTTCCAGTGGCGTGGATCTTCCCGTGAGCATCAGCCAGAATGTCTACGGGGAGAACAAGGGGATCCGTGTCGACTATGCCTTTACCGCCGATGGTCCCACCCGGCAGATCGTGATCGACCCGCAGACTTCCGACACCTGGCATCTTTACGGCCTGGCCTTGCGGCAGGTGAAGGCCCCGATCGTGGTCACCACCGTGGTGAACTCCGGCGCGGGTTCGCTGCGCGAGGCTTTGCAGGCCGCCCAAGTGTCCGCGGGGCCGGACCGCATCGTCTTCGATGCCAGCCTCGACGGTCAGACGATCCTGCTGGCGAGCGAGCTTGCCACGGCGGATGCCGATGGGGTCACGGTGGATGCCAGCGACCTCCTAGGCGGGATCGTGCTCCAGGGCGCCGGCGATCATCGTGGGTTTTTCAACACCGGGACGCTGATCCTGCGCGGGCTGACCATCACCGGCATGGTCGCGCCGAGCGGGAGCTATGCCGGTGCGGTGCTTTCGTCGACGACGGGCAAACTGCTCATGGAGGATTGCTACCTGACCGGCAACAACGGCGGGACCACCGGCAGCAGCGGCGGCGCGAACTTCGGCGGCGGGCTCGTCAATGCGGGTGTGGCGACCTTGAGGCGCTGCACGATCGCAGGAAACGAGGCGCTCTCGGCGGGGGCGATTTTCAACTCGCCCTCGGGAAGTCTGACGCTCGCGCAGTGCACGATCGCGGGCAATGTCACTGGCACCCGGTCGATCGACAATGCTGGCATCATCCGGATGCGCCACTGCACCGTGGCCGCGAATGTGGGGACGGCTGGATCCGGCGCGATCTTCAATCGCAGTGGCGCGACCTTGCAGCTCGAGAACAGCATCATCGGCGGCGGCAACAGCGGCTCCCTGGATCTGGAAAACATCGGCACGTTGATCCGCGTGGGGGCGAACCTGGCGGAATGGGCCCCGGTGAATGTCGGCACGTCGTCCGGGCCGGCGATCATCATCGCGCCTCCCCTTCTCGGGTTCCTGACCGACAACGGCGGTCCGGCCCCGACCATCGATCTGCTGGCGGGTAGCCCGGCCATCGATGCGGCGGTGGGTTCGCGGGAAACCGTCGACCAGCGCGGTGCTCCGCGTCCGTTTGACGGCGACGGCGCCGGCGGCGCCGTGGCGGATCTCGGCGCGGTGGAGCACGGTGTTTCGTGGGCGGACATCCAGATCTTCGATGGACCCTACACGGAGCTGGCGGACGATGGCACTCCTCAGGTGTTCGGGGATACGGTGGTGGGGAACGGCACGGTGCGCACCTTCACCCTCCGCAACGTCGGCTCCGTGCCGCTTGCGAACCTCGCGCTGAGCGTTGCCGGGGATCATCCCGGCGACTTCACAACCTCGTCCCTGCCCGCGACGACCCTGGCGGTCGGAGCAAGCATGGCTTTCGATATCACCTTCTCGCCGGCACTGGCTGGCGATCGTTCCGCGACCGTGCTGTTGGCGAGCAACGATCCCGATGAGAACCCCTTCGGGATTCCCGTGCGGGGATTCTCGCTGGCCGGCTCCCTCTCAGTTCAGCTCGGACCAGCCGCTCCGGGCGAAGTCATTGGCTGGGGCGACAACACCGATGACCAGTCGGTTCCACCGGCGGCAGCGCAATCCGAAGTGATCGCTGTATCCGCGGGAGGCTCCCATACGGTGGCTCTGAAATCCGACGGCAGCGTCATCGCGTGGGGAAACCCCGATGTGGGTCAATTGGAAGTGCCGGCGGCAGCGGAATCCACGGTGATCGCCATTTCGGCAGGAGACGCGCACACACTGGCCCTGAAGGCCGATGGCAGTGTGATTGCCTGGGGCTGGAATACCAACTCCCAGTCGAATGTGCCGGCCTCCGCGCAGTCCGGTGTCATCGCGATCGCGGCGGGCATTTTCCATAGTTTGGCGCTCAAGGAGAACGGCAGCGTGGTGGCATGGGGAGGCAATGGGGCGGGTCAGAGCTCGGTGCCGGCTGCGGCGCTGTCGGGCGTCATCGCGATCGATGCCGGTGGCACCTACAGTCTCGCGCTGAAGGACGACGGCAGCGTGATCGCGTGGGGTTCGAACAACTACGGTGAGACGACGCTGCCACGCAGTACCCAAACGGGTGTTGTCGCCATCGCGGCGGGCGATCGGCACGGCGTCGCGCTCAAAGCCGACGGAAGTGTGGTTGTCTGGGGTGAAAACGGCAACGGGCAGGCGACGGTGCCGGTGGCGGCGCAGTCCGGGGTCGCGGCGATCGCCGCAGGCGGCTACCACACCATGGCACTCACGACCGGCGGCAGCACGCTTGCGTGGGGAGCTGGCGTATATGACTCCGGACAAACGACGGTTCCGACGGACGCGCAGTCGCGGATTGTCGCCCTCTCCGCCGGGTTCAGCCACTCGATAGCGCTTCGTGCCTATCGCTTCGCACCTCAGGCGGCAGGGACCGCCAGTGCGGAAAAGACCATCACGCTGCGGAACCCGGGCGAGGCCCCGCTCACGATCAGCAGCGTCGTGTTGACCGGGGGAGACACTGGCGATTTCATCCTGAACACCACCGGCATGGCGTCCAGCATCCCGGTCGGCGGCGAGACGACCCTCGCGCTGGTCTTCGCCCCGCTCGAGACCGGCGTGACTTCGGATCGCACGGTGACGGTGCGGATCAACAGCGACGATCCGGCGAAGGGCATCTACGACTTCCCGATGGACAGCCTGGCGGCGTCGTTCGCGGAAGACAGCGATGGGGATGGTGTTTCCGATGGCGATGAGGTCCGACTCGTTACCTTGGGTTTCGATTACCTCATCGGTCAGCCGCAGCTGGCCGGGATCTACAACGCCGCGCGCGACGAGGGAGAAGACAGTATTCTCGATGACCCGAACGCGGTCGGGCTCTATACGACCGGACAGGTGCAGGTGCTGAGGGTGCGCGCGCCTCTCCTGCAACGCGTGGGTCCGGGGCAGTTCAGTCTCCGTGTCGGCTTGGATCGGAGCCCAACCATGGTGCCACGAAGTTATCTGCCGTTCCCATTTACCGCGCCCGAGACCTCGGTGAATGGGTCGGGCGAGCTTGAGTTCCAGTTCACCCTGCCGGATGACGCCGCGTTCCTCCGCGTGGAGACCCCATGA
- a CDS encoding choice-of-anchor D domain-containing protein, whose product MNFRSFPPIFALREPAVRTALFGLLLQVPVSRAWGDGFSVSPWTDDLSSGVTSATDWAYSFGSADSTMIQGVPVTGIAGANSSVAGRFSVTIPNVFPGDTNQLTALAGTGSAVLAANFLWGGTPCTITLEGLVPGDEYIVSIPSVGWDPVDFRTNDFASGTHTFTINQNYYGNDAGLRVDYVFTADAATRVITITPQTANTWHLYGLSLRRRVPIVVTNLNDSGAGSLRDALQAAQASVGGDTIVFDAGLSGQTVSLAGPLDTDDADGVVVDATGLPGGLVLQGAGGHRGFYNTGGLTLRGITLTGMDAAGSGGGAIRSTGSIVLEDCALTGNSAAYGGALYNNGGQVVATRCTFSGNVTSGEGGAILNGTSSTMSLVQCTVAGNTCDYGAIVNNGGFLTLRHCTVAANMVTGGGTGGIRSEDGNTQATQASLTLENCIIGGGNGGDRDVLVLAFPWGGFGNPLALNLLGNNTVERDPDIPDFRIAGPDPIVAPSRLRPLADNGGPTLTMIPGGGSPAIDAAVGSTETNDQRGLPRPIDGDNSGAATADLGAVERAVSLSEIEVFAAAGTDPGDELADDTGVQVFADTVGGSSTVRTFTIRNTGTEVLEDLDLVVSGADADDFSAGNLTATSLVSGATATFEVTFAPTMAGNRTATILLISSDHDENPFEIHVSGAGRFPVIEVDQGTAVGPGGVIAWGGEFFTYGLENVPAFAQSGVTEVSFGVFLAVALKSNGGVVAWAAEGYDFGQAAVPASAQSEVVAVSAGGIHGVALKSNGAVVSWGAPGQLPVPAAAESEVTAISAGYSHSLALKSDGSVVGWGDDTQLQATPPAEAASDVIAIAAGASHSLALKENGSVIAWGNDDEGQSSVPAEAMSDVIAIAAGSYSSLALKSNGSVVMWGNNSAPETKLVPPEAMSGVVAIKAGSFQSLALKSDGSIVMWGWPDQGATAIPEAAKSKVIGIAASDGVLAVLRGRSFALQTAGTSSLAKTITIHNSGDHTLDVSGIDVVGDDPADFIVNTAGMATSIPPGGQTTFTIVFAPQETGVSGPRSADVRITSSDPVTGLYEFNVDGLAVSPAQDTDSDGMTDGEELRLAAIGFDWQSSQPELVAIYNLAHAEARQEILDDPNSSGLYTAGQIEAQNAGTTLVQRDGLGRFTLTLGIGKSTTLLPGSFAPFPFTAPETSVNGEGKVEFLLSSPEDAAFFRLETP is encoded by the coding sequence ATGAATTTCCGGTCCTTTCCCCCGATCTTCGCCCTCCGCGAACCGGCGGTCCGCACGGCTCTCTTCGGCCTGCTCCTGCAGGTGCCCGTGTCTCGTGCATGGGGTGATGGGTTTTCCGTTTCGCCGTGGACGGACGATCTTTCCAGCGGCGTTACGAGTGCCACCGATTGGGCCTACAGCTTCGGATCCGCCGACAGTACGATGATCCAAGGCGTACCCGTCACGGGAATCGCCGGAGCCAATTCCTCGGTCGCCGGCCGCTTCTCGGTCACGATCCCCAATGTGTTTCCCGGAGACACGAATCAACTGACGGCGCTCGCGGGCACCGGCAGCGCGGTCCTCGCGGCGAATTTCCTCTGGGGCGGAACGCCGTGCACGATCACGCTGGAGGGCCTTGTCCCGGGGGATGAGTACATCGTCAGCATCCCGAGCGTGGGATGGGATCCGGTGGATTTCCGGACGAACGATTTCGCCAGCGGGACGCACACGTTCACCATCAATCAGAACTACTACGGCAACGACGCGGGACTGCGAGTCGACTACGTCTTCACCGCCGATGCGGCCACGCGGGTGATCACGATCACCCCGCAGACTGCCAACACCTGGCACCTCTACGGACTCTCCCTGCGGAGGAGGGTGCCGATCGTGGTGACGAACCTCAACGACTCCGGTGCGGGATCGCTGCGGGACGCACTGCAGGCGGCGCAGGCTTCCGTGGGCGGGGACACGATCGTCTTCGATGCCGGACTCAGCGGCCAGACGGTTTCCCTCGCCGGCCCCTTGGACACGGATGATGCGGACGGGGTGGTCGTGGATGCGACCGGGTTGCCGGGCGGGCTGGTCCTGCAGGGTGCCGGAGGCCATCGCGGCTTCTACAACACCGGCGGGCTGACCTTGCGCGGCATCACCCTCACCGGCATGGACGCGGCGGGGTCGGGCGGAGGTGCCATTCGGTCGACCGGGTCTATCGTGCTCGAGGACTGCGCCTTGACCGGCAATTCCGCAGCCTACGGTGGCGCGCTCTATAACAACGGCGGCCAGGTGGTCGCAACCCGCTGCACCTTCTCCGGAAACGTCACCTCCGGGGAAGGAGGGGCGATTCTCAACGGCACTTCTTCGACGATGTCGCTCGTGCAATGCACGGTCGCCGGCAACACCTGCGACTACGGGGCGATCGTCAACAATGGTGGCTTCCTGACGCTGCGGCACTGCACGGTTGCGGCAAACATGGTCACCGGTGGGGGAACGGGCGGAATCCGGAGTGAAGACGGCAATACACAAGCGACCCAAGCCTCACTGACACTCGAGAACTGCATCATTGGGGGTGGAAACGGGGGAGACAGGGATGTCTTGGTTCTTGCCTTTCCCTGGGGCGGCTTTGGCAATCCGCTCGCCCTCAACCTTCTCGGAAACAATACCGTGGAGAGGGATCCGGACATCCCCGATTTCCGGATTGCCGGGCCTGATCCCATCGTTGCTCCATCCCGTCTCCGTCCCCTCGCCGACAATGGAGGACCTACCCTGACGATGATCCCGGGTGGCGGGAGTCCGGCGATCGACGCGGCGGTCGGATCGACCGAGACGAACGACCAACGGGGGCTGCCGCGTCCTATCGATGGCGATAACTCGGGAGCCGCCACCGCGGACCTCGGTGCCGTGGAACGGGCCGTTTCGCTGTCCGAGATCGAGGTGTTCGCCGCGGCGGGCACCGATCCCGGGGACGAACTGGCCGACGACACGGGGGTGCAGGTTTTCGCGGACACCGTCGGAGGCTCCAGCACGGTCCGGACTTTCACCATCCGGAATACCGGCACCGAGGTGCTCGAGGATCTCGATCTGGTCGTGTCCGGTGCCGACGCCGATGACTTTTCCGCGGGCAACCTGACCGCGACGTCGCTGGTTTCCGGGGCCACGGCGACTTTTGAAGTGACATTTGCCCCGACCATGGCCGGCAACCGGACGGCGACGATTCTCCTGATCAGCAGCGACCATGACGAGAACCCCTTCGAGATCCATGTGTCCGGGGCGGGAAGATTCCCGGTGATCGAGGTGGATCAGGGCACTGCCGTCGGGCCGGGCGGCGTCATCGCTTGGGGGGGAGAGTTTTTCACGTACGGGCTAGAGAATGTGCCGGCATTCGCCCAGTCCGGCGTGACGGAGGTTTCGTTCGGTGTCTTCCTCGCTGTGGCGCTCAAGAGCAATGGTGGAGTCGTCGCCTGGGCAGCGGAAGGCTACGATTTTGGCCAGGCGGCGGTTCCCGCTTCGGCCCAGTCCGAAGTCGTCGCCGTTTCGGCGGGCGGGATTCACGGTGTGGCGCTGAAGAGCAACGGTGCGGTGGTCTCGTGGGGCGCGCCCGGGCAGCTTCCGGTGCCCGCGGCCGCGGAGTCGGAAGTCACCGCGATCTCGGCGGGATACAGTCACTCCCTGGCTCTGAAGAGCGACGGAAGTGTGGTGGGATGGGGTGACGATACCCAACTCCAGGCGACGCCGCCGGCCGAGGCCGCGTCGGACGTCATCGCCATTGCTGCGGGAGCCTCCCACAGCCTCGCACTCAAGGAGAATGGCAGTGTCATCGCGTGGGGCAACGACGACGAGGGCCAGTCAAGCGTGCCGGCCGAGGCGATGTCCGATGTGATCGCGATCGCGGCGGGCAGTTATAGCAGCCTGGCGCTCAAGTCGAATGGCAGCGTCGTCATGTGGGGCAACAACAGTGCGCCCGAGACGAAATTGGTGCCGCCGGAGGCGATGTCCGGGGTGGTCGCGATCAAGGCAGGTAGTTTCCAGAGTCTCGCCCTGAAGTCCGATGGCAGCATCGTCATGTGGGGTTGGCCTGACCAGGGTGCGACGGCGATTCCGGAGGCGGCGAAGTCCAAGGTGATCGGCATTGCGGCGAGTGACGGCGTGTTGGCCGTCCTGCGGGGTCGCAGCTTTGCTCTCCAGACGGCGGGCACCAGCAGCCTCGCCAAGACCATTACGATCCACAACTCCGGCGACCATACGCTGGATGTCAGCGGGATCGACGTGGTCGGCGACGATCCCGCGGACTTCATCGTCAACACGGCGGGGATGGCCACGAGCATTCCGCCCGGCGGGCAGACGACCTTCACGATCGTCTTCGCCCCGCAGGAGACCGGCGTCTCGGGACCTCGCTCGGCGGACGTCAGGATCACCAGCAGCGATCCCGTCACCGGCCTCTACGAATTCAACGTCGACGGACTGGCGGTTTCGCCTGCTCAGGACACGGATTCGGATGGGATGACCGACGGCGAAGAGCTTCGCCTCGCCGCGATCGGTTTTGACTGGCAGAGCAGCCAGCCTGAACTCGTGGCCATCTACAATCTCGCCCATGCGGAAGCGCGGCAGGAGATCCTCGACGATCCGAACTCGAGCGGTCTCTACACGGCCGGGCAGATCGAGGCGCAGAATGCCGGCACGACGCTTGTCCAGCGCGACGGGCTTGGCCGATTCACGCTCACCCTCGGCATTGGCAAGAGCACGACGCTCCTTCCGGGAAGCTTCGCGCCGTTCCCGTTCACCGCGCCGGAGACGAGTGTGAATGGCGAGGGCAAGGTCGAGTTCCTCTTATCCTCACCGGAAGACGCCGCGTTCTTTAGGCTCGAGACACCTTGA
- a CDS encoding DUF1961 family protein, which translates to MLTKGGRSNRERVIALFVAVVQVVVARAASPDPEQVIAGIDGRVEAYFRAESGKRLKRAKKNPPLSPGRGNYVRAYSYSMVGFAARCLYLDEMLDEANAALVENARHYLDHPLDINDRDSFHWHADVVMRLIEMYGPNGKAHPGRITAETEAIALKPIWEYVRKVSWLEKAETGKSQTWDIYLSENHHAMMFTVCWQFSRIAKGRPEYAELKYNDGAKAVDHFEAWNDYFIAYCLERARKGLCIEMMCDGYNSTLIKGFYNFHDFGDPVVRQSAAMLLDLYFAYWAEEQIDGVQGGGRSRVYFEKGLKHDPAHGMAPLAWLCFGIGEQPEVNGHDINAALSDYRPPAVVADIACDVEGRGRFEVRQRAQGLGVTGKPLKTAVTKVPTRMRTDGGGILRYSYCDPAFIMGTPMTEARPLQDWAAISSQNRWQGVVFSGEGAPRIVPIVRPKDNRVAMNAFWSVQRKGTLITQKLKGHKGGEEMIVWISKAGLGKPVEKDGIVFVEAEGAYAAIRVAKGGFRWAEDMFEGNRSVPENATMLLKDEFAPVIVEVMAKGEVEDFEAFQAKVASCPLEMDGTVLRYTSVYGDEIGFDSGQKSVPTINGQPVDYAPAKLFDSPFLESEWDSGVVTIRKGDREKVLDFNRVAARGSAVSKKVVNPEEATAFEKAAKGEWKQVFADPCTGDWKERWLLDGEVGKVSTGPEGMTLTAGPEFRNDAHHMVLWTRESFEGDIRIEYDYTRLDDENRCVNILYVQATGSGEGPFDKDLFKWNEIRKVPAMKTYFNNLNTYHISYAAFDNSGNATESYIRGRRYMPSKGGLKGTELSPEYVSTELFEPNVPHRIAVIKHERDLFMRIENPDQVFFCRLGNRNLPGITEGRIGLRHMFTRSARYRNFRVSIPVKTQPAR; encoded by the coding sequence ATGCTGACCAAAGGAGGACGAAGCAATCGGGAGCGTGTGATTGCGCTCTTCGTTGCCGTCGTGCAGGTGGTCGTCGCACGGGCGGCGTCGCCGGATCCGGAGCAGGTGATTGCGGGAATCGACGGGCGGGTGGAGGCATACTTCCGGGCCGAGTCGGGCAAGCGGCTGAAGCGGGCAAAGAAGAACCCGCCGCTGTCCCCCGGACGAGGCAACTATGTCCGCGCTTACTCTTACTCGATGGTCGGCTTTGCGGCCCGGTGCCTGTACCTCGACGAGATGCTGGATGAGGCGAATGCGGCGCTGGTCGAGAACGCGCGGCATTACCTCGATCATCCTCTCGATATCAATGATCGCGACAGCTTCCATTGGCATGCCGACGTGGTGATGCGGTTGATTGAGATGTATGGCCCGAACGGTAAAGCGCATCCGGGCCGGATCACGGCCGAAACCGAGGCCATCGCGCTGAAGCCGATCTGGGAATACGTGCGGAAGGTCTCGTGGTTGGAGAAGGCCGAGACCGGGAAGAGCCAAACCTGGGACATCTATCTTTCCGAGAACCACCACGCGATGATGTTCACGGTCTGCTGGCAGTTCTCGAGAATCGCGAAGGGCCGGCCGGAGTATGCGGAGCTCAAGTACAACGACGGTGCCAAAGCGGTGGATCACTTCGAAGCTTGGAACGATTACTTCATCGCCTACTGCCTCGAGCGGGCGCGCAAGGGGCTCTGCATCGAGATGATGTGCGACGGCTACAACAGCACCCTGATCAAGGGATTCTATAACTTCCATGACTTCGGTGATCCGGTAGTCAGGCAGTCGGCAGCGATGCTGCTCGACCTCTACTTCGCCTACTGGGCCGAGGAGCAGATCGATGGAGTGCAGGGTGGGGGACGTTCGCGCGTCTATTTTGAGAAAGGGCTGAAGCACGATCCGGCTCACGGCATGGCTCCGCTTGCGTGGCTGTGTTTCGGGATCGGCGAACAACCGGAGGTGAACGGCCATGACATCAATGCCGCGCTAAGCGATTACCGTCCTCCCGCGGTGGTGGCCGACATCGCCTGCGACGTCGAGGGCCGCGGTCGCTTCGAAGTGCGCCAGCGTGCCCAAGGTCTCGGCGTGACCGGCAAGCCATTGAAAACCGCCGTGACGAAAGTCCCGACGCGGATGCGGACGGATGGTGGCGGCATCCTCCGCTACAGCTACTGCGATCCGGCGTTCATCATGGGCACGCCGATGACCGAAGCCCGGCCGCTGCAGGACTGGGCCGCAATCAGTTCGCAGAACCGCTGGCAGGGCGTGGTTTTTTCCGGCGAAGGCGCGCCACGCATCGTCCCGATCGTCCGGCCGAAGGACAACCGCGTCGCGATGAACGCCTTCTGGTCGGTGCAGCGCAAAGGCACGCTGATCACCCAGAAGCTGAAGGGCCACAAGGGTGGTGAGGAGATGATTGTCTGGATCTCAAAAGCCGGGCTCGGCAAGCCGGTCGAGAAGGACGGCATCGTGTTCGTGGAGGCGGAAGGGGCCTACGCCGCAATTCGGGTGGCGAAGGGAGGTTTCCGGTGGGCGGAAGACATGTTCGAGGGAAACCGGTCGGTGCCTGAGAACGCCACGATGCTTCTCAAGGATGAGTTTGCTCCGGTGATTGTCGAAGTAATGGCCAAGGGTGAGGTGGAGGACTTCGAGGCTTTCCAAGCGAAGGTCGCTTCGTGCCCTCTGGAAATGGACGGGACCGTGCTTCGCTACACTTCGGTGTATGGCGATGAGATCGGCTTCGACTCCGGGCAGAAGTCCGTTCCCACGATCAACGGCCAGCCGGTCGACTACGCCCCGGCGAAACTCTTCGACAGCCCCTTCCTTGAGTCCGAATGGGACAGCGGTGTGGTGACGATCCGGAAGGGAGATCGCGAGAAGGTGCTGGATTTCAACAGAGTCGCCGCGCGTGGAAGTGCGGTGTCGAAGAAGGTCGTGAATCCCGAGGAAGCGACGGCCTTCGAGAAAGCGGCGAAGGGCGAGTGGAAGCAGGTTTTCGCGGACCCGTGCACCGGCGACTGGAAGGAGCGGTGGCTGCTGGACGGGGAAGTCGGAAAGGTCTCGACCGGGCCGGAGGGAATGACGCTGACGGCAGGTCCGGAGTTCCGCAATGATGCCCATCACATGGTGCTGTGGACGCGGGAGAGCTTCGAGGGCGACATCAGGATCGAGTACGACTACACGCGGCTCGATGATGAGAACCGATGCGTCAACATCCTCTACGTGCAGGCGACCGGAAGCGGGGAGGGGCCTTTCGACAAGGACCTCTTCAAGTGGAACGAGATCCGGAAGGTTCCGGCGATGAAGACCTACTTCAACAACCTGAATACCTACCACATCAGTTACGCCGCCTTCGACAATTCCGGAAACGCGACCGAGTCCTACATTCGCGGCCGTCGCTACATGCCTTCGAAGGGCGGGCTCAAGGGCACCGAGTTGTCTCCGGAGTATGTGTCCACCGAGCTCTTCGAACCGAACGTTCCGCACCGCATCGCCGTGATCAAACACGAGCGCGACCTCTTCATGCGGATCGAGAATCCCGACCAGGTGTTCTTCTGCCGGCTGGGGAATCGGAACCTGCCGGGAATCACCGAGGGGCGGATCGGACTCCGTCACATGTTCACCCGCTCGGCCCGCTACCGGAATTTTCGGGTCAGCATCCCGGTCAAAACCCAACCTGCCCGGTAA